The DNA region TCCGCGTCCTCCAATTCCGCGGCCGCCCCCGGCGCTATCTGTACCCGCACCTCCCGCCGGTCCGTGCTGCCGTGCTCGCGGACCACCAGCCCCATCTCGACAAGCCGGTCCGCCATGGTCGACGCCGACGGCGCGGACACCTGCAGCGCCCGCGCCAACTGCGTGATCGTCACCTCGCCCCGCTCCTGAATGACCATCAGCGCGTTGACCTGCGCCAGGGTCAGTTCATGGCCGGGCGCGCCATTCTTGTCCGTCGACAGCGCCGCCGCGCGCCGTGCCCCGATGCGCGCGCGCAACAGGCGGATGGTCTCGTAAATGAGCCGTGCGCATTCGAGGGGGGATTCACGCACGCCGGCATGGTTTGGGGCGGGCATATCGGCCGTACTTCCGATTAATTGACGCATTAATGTTTAGCGTATCTAAGCATACCGCGGCGTGCGAACGCAACGTCAGGCGTGCTGGCGGCCAAGGAATGCCGGGCCTGTCGCGGCTGTTTTTTCACCACACGCAACAGAGAAAGGGACGGCCATGAAGAACATCCTGACAAGGGCGGCATTGCTGCTGGGTTTCCTGTGTTTCCCGGTATCGGACGCGGTTGCAGGGGATGTGTACCAACTGGACCCGGTCCATTCCGCGGTGGTGTTCAAGGTCAAGCATCTCGGTTGCAGCTACACCTACGGACTCGCGCCGAATCTCGAAGGCGAATTCACCTATGACCCCGAAGACCCGGGGTCCTGCTCCATCTCCGTCACGGTCCCCGCGCCCGATATCACCACGGAACACGCGGAGCGGGACAAGCACGTGCTCAGCGAAGAGCTCCTGAACGCGGCCAAGTATCCCACGATGACGTTCCAGAGCACGGGCGTGAAGACGAGCGCCGGCAATCGGTGCGAAGTGAGCGGCAACCTGACGATCATGGGCGTCACCAGGGCCGTCACGTTCCAGGCCGAACTGGTTGGATGCATCGACGACGAACGCGCCGGGTCTCGCTGCGGCTTTGACGCGCAATTCACCATCAAGCGCAGCGACTTCGGGTTCACGGCGTTCCTGCCCGCCATCGGCGACGAAGTCACGCTCATGATCGGCATCGAGGGCGTCAAGCAACAATAGGGACGCGCTTACCCCGCAACCCGGAAACGGCTTTCGCGCCCGGACATGCGCGTCAGGACGGGTACGGGCCGCTGATCATCCGGCCGAGCACGCCGGCGCCAACCATGGGGAGATATGCGCAAGCTCTGGACTGCGGGCGCTTGTTCCCGCTGTGCCTCGCGGGCCGTTTGCCGGACGGCGCCTCCAGTGATATGCTGATTGCATCCAGAACTCAAGGAACCAGCGATGCGGGTTCATGGAGGGAGTGGCGCAAAGCAATGGGTTTTCCCCCGGGAAGAGGGGCGGAAGAACGTGAAAAGCGGCGAGCAGGGCTGGCATCCCATTCGTTGTAGCTATCCTCGCCTCAGAATTTGCAGAACCGCTCGCGTTCAAGGCTGCACTCTGGGTTGGCGGATTCATAGTGATGAGTATCATCCACATGCGTTGGGTACCCCTGGAGCCGCGATAGATGGAGGCGGCACCTAACAATGGGTTGCAGCCGACGCTGCTTCGCTTCGCTCCGCAACGCGGCTGAACCCGAACGTTCAGACGACCGCGGAAGGCCGTCTGAACGGCCCCGCGTCTGGAGCCTTGTGCTCGGCCCGCCTGCGGCGTTCGGAACACGCGGCTGGAGCGGGCGGGCCAGCGGCCCGCCGNNNNNNNNNNNNNNNNNNNNNNNNNNNNNNNNNNNNNNNNNNNNNNNNNNNNNNNNNNNNNNNNNNNNNNNNNNNNNNNNNNNNNNNNNNNNNNNNNNNNGGCTGAACCCGAACGTTCAGACGACCGCGGAAGGCCGTCTGAACGGCCCCGCGTCTGGAGCCTTGTGCTCGGCCCGCCTGCGGCGTTCGGAACACGCGGCTGGAGCGGGCGGGCCAGCGGCCCGCCGATCAGCCGCGGGGCCGTTGGCCAGAGCGGAGGCGTGGACTTCCGTGTCGTCACAATGTAACATGATGTCATGCCTGTGGTGTTAAGATATCAGGGGTTCGGGTTCTTCTTTCACTCGAACGAAGGGGACCCGTTGGAGCCCTTGCACATCCACGTGCGAAAGGCGGAGCACGTCGCAAAGTTCTGGTTGGAGCCAGAACCCGGGGTTGCACGTGCGTACGGGTTGACCTCTGGCGAGCTGCGCGAGCTACTCGCCGTTGCCATCGAGAACCGTGAACTGATTCGGAGGTATTGGAATGAGCACTTTGGTGTCTGATGCTCTGGCAAGGCAGGTCAGATTCGACAAGGACAACCTGTGGGTGGATTTGGAGGACGGCCGTACGCTCGGTGTTCCCCTTGCCTATTTCCCCCGTCTTCTCAACGCCGCGCCTTCGGAACGGATGAAGTATGTGATTAGTGGAGGAGGAACAGGCTTGCACTGGGATGATCTCGATGAAGATATCTCTGTTCCTGCCTTGCTCTTGGGCGTCGGCGACAGATCCCGCAAGTCAATATCATAACGTGTGGCCGACATCGGCTTCCGGAGGACGCCGGAGGACCGGCGCCTGTGAAGCCGCGGGGTGTTCAGACGACCGCGGAAGGCCGTCTGAACGGCCCCGCGTCTGGAGCCTTGTGCTCGGCCCGCCTGCGGCGTTCGGAACACGCGGCTGGAGCGGGCGGGCCAGCGGCCCGCCGGTCAGCCGCGGGGCCGTTCGATTGAAAAAGAGGGAAACCATATGGCGACCGAATCGACCTGGCGAAATGCGATAGACAAAGTACTGACGGCATCGCCTACTCCGCTCCACTACAACGAGATCACGGAGAGAATCATTGCGGAAGGGCTTCGCCAAAAGCTCGGTGCCACTCCAGCGGCTACTGTCAACGCGCAGATTTCCGCCTCCATCAAGCATGACGGTGATTCCTGTCCATACGTACGTGTGGCAAAAGGGACATTCGCCATGAGATCAAGCGGGGCGCAACCCATGGTCAAGCCCAAGAAGGGAGCCCCGGATGTGCCAGAATCGGATGAGGAAGATCAGTATGAAATCATCTCCTCATTCGGAATGTTCTGGCGCAAAGATGCCATCGAATGGGGACCTAATCCAAAGTTGCTTGGCATGCAACAAATCGGGGCAACCCCCGTGGATTTCCGCAAGCAAATCGGAATCTATCTCTTGTACGATGGCCGCGAAGTCATCTATGTGGGACGGACAACGGAGCGACCGCTTGGCCGGCGGCTATACGAACACACGATCGACCGGATGTCCGCCAGGTGGGACCGTTTCTCATGGTTCGGCCTTCTACCCGTTTCCGAAGCCGGCACGCTTGGATCGTTGCCAAAGAACTATGATTCCGCAAACCTGGTTCCGGCCTTGGAGGCCATTCTTATCGAGGCACTTGAGCCGCGTCAGAATCGGAAACGCGGAGACGATCTGGCGGCCGTGGAGTACATCCAGCGGGTAGATCCGGAGATTGAAAAGAAGAGGGTCAAAGCAACACTGGATGCCGCCCTCAACAAATTATGAAAGTCGAACATGCGTGTGGAGCCTTGTGGTCGGCCCGCCTGCGGCGTTCCGAACACGCGGCTCGAACGGACGGGCCTGCGGCATGGCGCTGAGCCGCGGGGCCGTTGGGCTGGAGAATGAATATGGCAATTGTCTGTGATTTTTTCGGAATTTACCTGCGCAAGGACCTTATTCAGGACCGCTTCGCGGGGGGCATGAGCCGCTTTCGTCGTGTATGCCGTCCAGCACTGGAGGATGGACATCTTGTATGTTTCACATTCATGAACCCAGTTGAAGTCAACAACCTGCTCGAAGAACTATCGGAGCATGGCTTCCGGTGCGCTCCAAACCAGCCAGATTCCGACGTGGCCATAGTTGCACAACCACTTGGGCCAATCATTAAATACACATGGTTGGAATCTGGAAAAGTCGCTGGTTTCAACATATCTGGGTGTTGGCTCAAGGGAACAGAACCTGGCCATATCGTGTGTCCGGAATATATGCGTCCGCCAACCTCAGAGGACAATGATGAATTTGAACGCGAGTCTCCAGACACGGACGGTCATGCGTAGACACTCGTTTCAGATGCACAGCCCAACAAAGCCGATTTCCCCGACGGCAAAAGCAGCGCGGCTGAGTGGCGCCGACCAGCCGCGGGGCCCGTTGCCTGGCCAATAGCGTGAACCTCGCCGCTGACGGAAGTGTCGATGCCCGGACCGTTGCACGGTCGCGAGAGGACGGCCATGCCGTCCCGTGCGTGGGGGAGACGGGTCCGAGCATCACGGACGACGAAGTCTTGGACCGGGCCAGCGCGGACGAACCTCCGCTCGTGACCGGCGACAAGGACCGCGGCGAATTCGTCTGGAGCACCACGCTTTGCGGCGATTGACCGTTGCGACAAAACCAGGATGCCCGTGACGCGCGCCCGGAACAGACCGCTCACATCACGTAAACGGCAGGAATCAAGTCCTGGGATAGTTTCTAGCTCTTGCGGATGACGAGCAGGCGGATTTCGGTCATGTCTTCGATGGCGTAGCGGATGCCTTCGCGGCCGATGCCGCTGTCTTTGACGCCGCCGTAGGGCATGTGGTCGACGCGCCAGGAGGGCACGTCGCCGATCACGACGCCGCCGACTTCGAGGGTGTCCCATGCCCGCATGGCCTTGTGGAGGTCGCGGGTGAACACGCCTGCCTGAAGGCCGAATTTGCTGTCGTTGACCTCGGCGAGGGCGTCGTCGAAGTCTCGGAACGGGGTGAGCAGCGCGGCGGGGCCGAAGAATTCCTCGGCGTACATGGGCTGCTGGCGCGGCACGTTTTCGAGCAGGGTTGCTTCGAGCAGGTTGCCGGTGCGGCCCCCGCCGCAGAGCAGCGTGGCGCCCGCCGCGACGGCCTGGTTCACCCAGCGTTCCATGCGGTCGGCCTCGTTCTTGGAGATGACCGGACCGATGAAGGTGCTTTCGTCCTTCGGGTCGCCTGCCTTCAGCGCCTTGGCCTTTGCCACGAGTCTCGTCTTCAGTTCGTCGTAGATGTCCTCGTGCGCGATGATGCGCTGCACGCTGATGCAGCTCTGGCCGGACTGGTAGAACGCGCCGATGATGAGCCGGTCGACGGCGTCGTCGATGTTTGTGTCCGCGTCGACGATGCAGGCGGCGTTGCCGCCCAGTTCGAGCACGACTTTTTTCTTGCCGGCGCGGGCCTTGAGGTCCCAGCCGACTTCGGGCGAGCCGGTGAAACTGAGCAGTCTCAAGCGTTCGTCGGTGGTGAAGAGGTCCGCGCCGTCGCGCCGGCAGGGCAGGACCGAGAACGCGCCCTTGGGCAGGCCGGTTTCGGCGAGTACTTCGCCGATGATGAGCGCGCCGAGCGGGGTGAGGCTCGCCGGCTTGAGCACGAAGGGACAGCCCACGGCCAGCGCGGGGGCGACCTTGTGCGCCGCGAGGTTCAGCGGGAAGTTGAACGGTGAGATAAACGAGCACGGGCCGACGGGCACGCGCTTCCACATGCCCGAATAGCCGGCGGCGCGCGCGCTGCGGTCGAGCGAGAGCACTTCGCCGGAGATGTTCACGGATTCCTCGGCCGCGACCTTGAAGGTGTCTATGAGGCGCGAGACTTCGCCCCGGGCATCCTTGATGGGCTTGCCGCCCTCGACGCAGAGCGAGTGTGCGAGTTCCTCGGAGCGCTCCTTGAACCGCGCGACGCAGTGTTCGAGTACGGCCTGGCGCTGGTAGGCGCCCATCTGGCGCATGGGCTCCGCGGCACTCGCGGCCGCGCCGATGGCGGCGTCGATCGCGGAGGCATCGGCCATGGCCACGCGCGTGGCGGTTTCGCCGGTGTACTTGTCGAGCACGGCGAGGTCCGCGTTCGGCTGCTTCGGCTCATTCGCCAGGTAGTAGGGGTAGACATCCTTCAGCAGGGGCATGGCTCCTCCTCGACGGCTAGACGACGATGCGCAGTTGGTCCATGAGCCGGTCGTTTTCCCGGTAATCGATGGGGACGGCGATGACCGCGGGTTTCCCGGCGTTAAAGGCCTTGTCCATGGCGGGCGCGAGGTCGCGGGCGTTCGGTACGCGCAGGCCCATGCAACCGAAACTCTCGGCCAGTAGCACGAAGTCGGGATTGCCGAACGACAGGTTCGTGTGGTGCCCGAACTCGTTCTTCTGCTTCCATTCGATGAGATTGTAGCCGTCGTCCACCCAGACCATGACCACGATGTTCATCTTGAGCCGGACCGCGGTTTCGAGTTCCTGCACGTTCATCAGGAAACCGCCATCGCCGCAGATGGCCATCACCTTGCGGTCCGGGTGCACCAGTTGCGCCGCAATGGCGCCGGGCAGCGCGCCGCCCATGGAGCAGAAGCCGTTCGGAATGAGGCAGGTGTTGGGTTCATCACAATGATAGTACTGCGCGATCCACATCTTGTTCGAGCCTACGTCGCTGAGGAGGATGTCGCGCGGCCCGAGCGCCTGGCGCACGTCCCACAGCACTTTCTGCGGGCGGATCGCGCCCTCGGTGTCGTCATCCTTGTGTTCGGCGAAAAGCTGGAGTAGCATCTCGCGGGTCTTCCGCTGCCGGGGCACGTCGAAACGCAGCGGGTTCGCGCGCAGCCGCTCGTTTATCATCCAGAGCGTGTGCGCGACGTCGCCGATGACTTCCGCGTCGAGCTGGTAACTCTGGTCCACCTCGGCGGGCAGGAAGTCGATGCAGATGATCTTCTTGTCGCCCCACTTGTTCCAGAGGCGCGGGGGGTATTCGACCAGATCATAGCCCACGGTAATGACGAGGTCCGCGGCTTCGATGGCGGCATTGGCGAGGTTCTTGGTCTGGAGCCCCATCGTGAAGATGCACTCGGGCGCCTGGCGCGAGACGCAGCCCTTGGCCATAAAGGTGCTGATCACGCCCACGCCGGTGAGTTCGGTGAAGAGGCGGAGTTGTTTGCTGGCGCGGGTGCGGATCGCGCCGTTGCCAGCGAGGACGACCGGATGCTCCGCGGAGCGGAGCACCTCCATCGCGATGTCCACGATTTTGTCGTCGGCGACGGTGCGGCGCAGGTAGCTGCGTTTCAGGGGCTTCTTCGTCGCGGCCATGGCCGCGACGTCCTCGGTGAGTTCGACGTGGCAGGCGCCGGGCTTTTCCCGCGTGGCGACCCGGAATGCACGCCGCACCACCTCG from Candidatus Hydrogenedentota bacterium includes:
- a CDS encoding acetolactate synthase large subunit is translated as MNAAELFVKCLEAEGVRYIFGLPGEENAHFLMALEDSPIELVLTRHEQGAAFMGETYGKLTGEAGVCLSTLGPGATNLVTGVASANMDRAPMVVITGQADLQRQHKESHQYFDVISMFKPITKWGARIVHPDNIPEVVRRAFRVATREKPGACHVELTEDVAAMAATKKPLKRSYLRRTVADDKIVDIAMEVLRSAEHPVVLAGNGAIRTRASKQLRLFTELTGVGVISTFMAKGCVSRQAPECIFTMGLQTKNLANAAIEAADLVITVGYDLVEYPPRLWNKWGDKKIICIDFLPAEVDQSYQLDAEVIGDVAHTLWMINERLRANPLRFDVPRQRKTREMLLQLFAEHKDDDTEGAIRPQKVLWDVRQALGPRDILLSDVGSNKMWIAQYYHCDEPNTCLIPNGFCSMGGALPGAIAAQLVHPDRKVMAICGDGGFLMNVQELETAVRLKMNIVVMVWVDDGYNLIEWKQKNEFGHHTNLSFGNPDFVLLAESFGCMGLRVPNARDLAPAMDKAFNAGKPAVIAVPIDYRENDRLMDQLRIVV
- a CDS encoding DUF2442 domain-containing protein, whose product is MSTLVSDALARQVRFDKDNLWVDLEDGRTLGVPLAYFPRLLNAAPSERMKYVISGGGTGLHWDDLDEDISVPALLLGVGDRSRKSIS
- a CDS encoding polyisoprenoid-binding protein — protein: MKNILTRAALLLGFLCFPVSDAVAGDVYQLDPVHSAVVFKVKHLGCSYTYGLAPNLEGEFTYDPEDPGSCSISVTVPAPDITTEHAERDKHVLSEELLNAAKYPTMTFQSTGVKTSAGNRCEVSGNLTIMGVTRAVTFQAELVGCIDDERAGSRCGFDAQFTIKRSDFGFTAFLPAIGDEVTLMIGIEGVKQQ
- a CDS encoding DUF4160 domain-containing protein, with the protein product MPVVLRYQGFGFFFHSNEGDPLEPLHIHVRKAEHVAKFWLEPEPGVARAYGLTSGELRELLAVAIENRELIRRYWNEHFGV
- a CDS encoding MarR family transcriptional regulator, translated to MPAPNHAGVRESPLECARLIYETIRLLRARIGARRAAALSTDKNGAPGHELTLAQVNALMVIQERGEVTITQLARALQVSAPSASTMADRLVEMGLVVREHGSTDRREVRVQIAPGAAAELEDAERQFLQVIVELLDRVGPDCARQWCEVYARIREVLLESGQTELESAG
- a CDS encoding aldehyde dehydrogenase family protein, which gives rise to MLKDVYPYYLANEPKQPNADLAVLDKYTGETATRVAMADASAIDAAIGAAASAAEPMRQMGAYQRQAVLEHCVARFKERSEELAHSLCVEGGKPIKDARGEVSRLIDTFKVAAEESVNISGEVLSLDRSARAAGYSGMWKRVPVGPCSFISPFNFPLNLAAHKVAPALAVGCPFVLKPASLTPLGALIIGEVLAETGLPKGAFSVLPCRRDGADLFTTDERLRLLSFTGSPEVGWDLKARAGKKKVVLELGGNAACIVDADTNIDDAVDRLIIGAFYQSGQSCISVQRIIAHEDIYDELKTRLVAKAKALKAGDPKDESTFIGPVISKNEADRMERWVNQAVAAGATLLCGGGRTGNLLEATLLENVPRQQPMYAEEFFGPAALLTPFRDFDDALAEVNDSKFGLQAGVFTRDLHKAMRAWDTLEVGGVVIGDVPSWRVDHMPYGGVKDSGIGREGIRYAIEDMTEIRLLVIRKS
- a CDS encoding DUF5615 family PIN-like protein, translating into MAPTSRGARCLANSVNLAADGSVDARTVARSREDGHAVPCVGETGPSITDDEVLDRASADEPPLVTGDKDRGEFVWSTTLCGD